DNA from Streptomyces sp. NBC_01476:
CGCTTCCTGGCCGCCCTTCCCTGCCCCATGGCCCTCGGCAGCGTCGAACTCGCCGACGGGTCCAGCACCCCCGGCTTCCTCTGCGAGCCCCTGGCCCTCCAGGACGCCGAGGACATCACCGCGTACGGCGGCTGGCGGGCCTACTTGGACGCCACCCGGTAGCGGGACCGGGTGGCGGCAGGCGGGCGGCAGGCGGGCGGGCGGCACAACCGGACCCGGATCGGACCGCGAGTCCGTTTTTATCGGGATACGATGCGGACCAAAGGTCCGTTTGCCCCCAGGGAACCGGTGCCGCCCGCCGAAGGGAGCCGCCTCAATGCCCGCCCCGCGTCATGAACGCGCCGACGCCGCCCGCAACCGCCGGGCCGTACTGGCCGCGGCCGAACGGCTGCTGAGCCAGAGCGGCAGACCGCACGTCACCCTCGACCAGGTCGCGGTGGCCGCCGGCGTCGGGAAAGGCACCGTCTTCCGCCGGTTCGGGTCCCGCACCGGTCTGTTCACCGCGCTGCTGGAGGAACGCGCCGCCGAGATGACCGAGTCGGTCCGGGCCGGTGCTCCCCCGCTCGGCCCTGGCGCCCCGCCCGCCGAGCGGCTGCGGGCCTTTCTGGAGGCGCTGGCCGAACTGGCAGTACGCAATGTGGCGCTGCTCGCCGCCCATGAACAGGCCTGCACCACGGGCAAGTTCCACGATCCGACCTATGTCTGCTGGCACTCCCACGTCACCGGGCTGCTGACCTTGACACACCCCGAGGACCCCGGCTTCGACGCCGCCGCCACCGCGCACATCCTGCTGGCCGCCTTCGACGGCGACCTCGTACAACTGCTGGCACCCGACGGCGACCCGCGGCGTCTGGCCGCGGCGGTCGGCGCCCTGGCCGCGGCCGCCACCCGCCCCACGCACGGCTGAGTCCTGCCCCCCCTGAACCTCTGAACCCCTGACCCAGTCGGCCTGGGCCCGCACCGCCGCACGGCGCGGGCCCGGAAGCCTCAGCCCACCGAGGAGTACGCCACCACTCCGCGCAGCAGCGCGTCCACCGCACGGCGCGAGTTCCGCCGCACCGGGCTGTTCTCCGGCGCCGCGTTGCCGATCTGGCCCAGGACGTCGATCAGTTGCTTGCACCACCGTACGAAGTCACCGGCCGGCATGTCGGCGTCGGAGAGCACCGAGTCGAGGCCGTGCCCGGACGCCCAACGGTAGGCGGCCCAGGCGAAGCCCAGGTCCGGCTCCCGCTGGCCGACACCCTCGGTCTGGCTGATCCCGCGGTCCTCCTCCAGGGCGTCGAGCCGGCCCCAGATCCTCACCATCTCCGCCAGCGCGGCTTTCGCGTTGCCGGTGGGCAGCTTCGGCGACACCGCGTCGTCGGACTGCCGGGACTCGAAGACAAGTGCCGAGGCGCAGGCGGCCAGTTCGGCCGGGCCGAGACCGTCCCACACCCCGTCGCGCAGGCATTCGCTGGCCAGCAGGTCGAGTTCGCCGTAGAGCCGGGCGAGCCTGCGGCCCTCCGGGGTGACCTTGTCGCCCTCCAGGTAGCCCAGTTCGGTGAGCACCGAGCAGACCCGGTCGAAGGTGCGCGCGATGGTGTTGGTGCGGCCTTCGATCCGGCGTTCCAGCTGCCGGGTGTCGCGGCGCAGCCGGTGGTAGCGCTCGGCCCAGCGGGCGTGGTCCTCACGCTCGTCGCAGCCGTGGCAGGGGTGGGCCCTGATCTCCGAGCGGAGCCGGGCGATCTCGGTGTCGTCGGCCGCGGCCGAGCGCTCCTTGCGGTGCCGGGAGGGCCCCGACCAGCCGGCCGTGCCGGCCTTACTGCGCATCGCGGAGGCCAGATCCCGGCGGGACTGCGGGCTGCGCGGGTTGAAGGTCTTGGGGATGCGCATCCGGTCCAGCGCCTCCACCGGCACCGGGAAGTCTATCTGCGCCAGCCGCTTGACCTGCCGCTCGGCGGTGAGCACCAGCGGCCGGGGACCGTCGTGGTACTCCTCGCCGTACCGGCCGCCGCTCGCCCGCCCGGCCGGAAGTCCGGGCTCGAGCACCAGCGCCAGGCCCGCGTACTTGCCGGCCGGCACATGGATGATGTCGCCGGGCTTGAGCTTCTCCAGCGCCTCGGAGGCCGCCGCCCGGCGCAGCGTCGCGCCCCGCCGGGAGAGTTCGGCCTCGCGGTCCTTCAGCTCACGGCGCAGCCGCATGTACGCGTCGAAGTCGCCGAGGTGGCAGGTCATCGAGCCCTTGTAGCCGTCGAGCCCCTCCTCGTTGCGCTGCACCTGCTTGGAGATGCCGACAACGCTGCGGTCCGCCTGGAACTGCGCGAAGGACGTCTCCAGCAGTTCGCGGGAGCGGTGCCGTCCGAACTGGCCGACCAGGTTGACCGCCATGTTGTACGACGGCTTGAAGGACGACCGCAGCGGATACGTACGGGTGCCGGCCAGTCCCGCGACGGCGCCCGGGTCGAAGCCGCGCTGCCAGAGCACCACCGCGTGCCCCTCGACGTCGATGCCGCGGCGGCCGGCGCGGCCGGTGAGCTGGGTGTACTCGCCGGGGGTGATGTCGGCGTGGGTCTCGCCGTTCCACTTGACGAGCTTCTCCAGGATCACCGTGCGCGCCGGCATGTTGATGCCGAGCGCCAGCGTCTCGGTGGCGAAGACCGCCTTGACCAGGCCCTGGACGAAGAGTTCCTCGACGACTTCCTTGAACGTCGGCAGCATGCCCGCGTGGTGGGCGGCGATACCGCGCTCCAGGCCCTCCAGCCACTCGAAGTAGCCGAGTACGTGCAGGTCCTCGTCGGGGATGGCGCGGGTGCGCTCCTCCACGATGGCCCGCACCCTGGCGCGGCCCTCGTCGTTGTTGAGCCGCAGCCCGGCGTAGAGGCACTGCTGGACGGCCGCCTCGCAGCCGGCCCGGCTGAAGATGAAGGTGATCGCCGGCAGCAGTCCCTCGGAGTCGAGGCGGTCGATCACCTCGGCGCGGCTGGGTGTCCACATCCGGCTGCGGGCCCGGCGCTCACGCTCGCGGTCGGCCTCCCGGCCGCGCTTGGCCCGCGGGTGGAAGGTCCGCTGGTTCTCCTCGCGGGCCAGTCGCAGCAGGTCGGCGTTGACCTCGCGGCGGCCGGCCTGCTGACCGGCACCGCCGGCCTTCTCCTCGAAGAGGTCGTACATCCGGCGGCCGGCCATCACGTGCTGCCACAGCGGCACCGGCCGGTGCTCGGAGACGATCACCTTGGTGTCACCGCGCACCGTGTCCAGCCAGTCGCCGAACTCCTCGG
Protein-coding regions in this window:
- a CDS encoding DEAD/DEAH box helicase → MTEEMSPAERYAASRRRAAENATALAQFRELYEFGLDPFQIEACQALEAGSGVLVAAPTGSGKTIVGEFAVHLALAEGRKCFYTTPIKALSNQKYNDLAKRYGADKVGLLTGDNSVNGDAPVIVMTTEVLRNMLYANSPALEGLGYVVMDEVHYLSDRFRGAVWEEVIIHLPPSVTLVSLSATVSNAEEFGDWLDTVRGDTKVIVSEHRPVPLWQHVMAGRRMYDLFEEKAGGAGQQAGRREVNADLLRLAREENQRTFHPRAKRGREADRERERRARSRMWTPSRAEVIDRLDSEGLLPAITFIFSRAGCEAAVQQCLYAGLRLNNDEGRARVRAIVEERTRAIPDEDLHVLGYFEWLEGLERGIAAHHAGMLPTFKEVVEELFVQGLVKAVFATETLALGINMPARTVILEKLVKWNGETHADITPGEYTQLTGRAGRRGIDVEGHAVVLWQRGFDPGAVAGLAGTRTYPLRSSFKPSYNMAVNLVGQFGRHRSRELLETSFAQFQADRSVVGISKQVQRNEEGLDGYKGSMTCHLGDFDAYMRLRRELKDREAELSRRGATLRRAAASEALEKLKPGDIIHVPAGKYAGLALVLEPGLPAGRASGGRYGEEYHDGPRPLVLTAERQVKRLAQIDFPVPVEALDRMRIPKTFNPRSPQSRRDLASAMRSKAGTAGWSGPSRHRKERSAAADDTEIARLRSEIRAHPCHGCDEREDHARWAERYHRLRRDTRQLERRIEGRTNTIARTFDRVCSVLTELGYLEGDKVTPEGRRLARLYGELDLLASECLRDGVWDGLGPAELAACASALVFESRQSDDAVSPKLPTGNAKAALAEMVRIWGRLDALEEDRGISQTEGVGQREPDLGFAWAAYRWASGHGLDSVLSDADMPAGDFVRWCKQLIDVLGQIGNAAPENSPVRRNSRRAVDALLRGVVAYSSVG
- a CDS encoding TetR/AcrR family transcriptional regulator, with translation MPAPRHERADAARNRRAVLAAAERLLSQSGRPHVTLDQVAVAAGVGKGTVFRRFGSRTGLFTALLEERAAEMTESVRAGAPPLGPGAPPAERLRAFLEALAELAVRNVALLAAHEQACTTGKFHDPTYVCWHSHVTGLLTLTHPEDPGFDAAATAHILLAAFDGDLVQLLAPDGDPRRLAAAVGALAAAATRPTHG